GCAGCGCCGAACCCGATGATCTCCGCCCATGCCTGCAGACCCGGTTCGAGCCGCGTGTGGGGGTCGGGCAGCAGGGCGAAGTCGTCGGCCGTGACGGCACTGACCTGGCCGCCGCCCACCAGGACGGGATCGAGTGAGAGCAGCAGCTCACGGGTGGCGACGACCACACCGAGCGAGGGGCCGTACATCTTGTGCGCCGAGAAGCAGATCGCGTCGGCGTCGAGACCGCGAAGAGCGTCCAACGCGTGACCCGCCGCCTGAGCCGCGTCGACGATCACGATGCCGCCCCCGCGGTGCACGCTCGCGATGAGCTCACGAAGGTCCGGCGTCACGGCGCCGATCACGTTGTCCATCGCCGACACGACCACGACGGCGTCCCGCACCGCCTCGGGATCGACGAGCACGCGGGCGTCGTCGTCTCGCTCCACGACGACGCGCGGGATGCCGGCGCGCCGCGCGGCCGCGATCGTCGAGAGGAACACGGCGTTGTGCTCGGTGACGGTCGTGACGATGCGCGCGAAGCGCCCGGGCGGCAGTGCCGACAGCAGCAGGTTGAGTCCGTACGTCGTGTTCAGTGTGAAGGCGCACGAGTAGTGGCGAGGAGACACCCCCAGGGTGGCCAGGACCCGCTCTCGGACCCGTGCCACCTCGGCATCCACCCGGCGCCCCGCGTCGTAGCGCACACGCCCTCCGCAGGCGTAGAGGCGCTGGTAGTAGTCCTGGACGGCGTCGATCACCGGCTGCGGTCGCAGCGTCTGGCAGGCGGAGTCGAGGTAGACCTCGTCGGCGCTCAGATACTCGAAGCCCGGTCGGCCGCCGGCTCCGGCCGTCGGCGCGCCGGACGCGCGGTCGGCATGCCGGCCGAACAGCCCTCGTCGGGTCGGTCGGCGCGCGGCATCCATTCCGCCATTGTGGTCGGACCTCTCGGGTCCGCGTCGGGGCTCCGGCCGTGAAAGATCCGGACGCCGCCGAGGTTCAGATGA
The sequence above is a segment of the Microbacterium sp. PM5 genome. Coding sequences within it:
- a CDS encoding aminotransferase class V-fold PLP-dependent enzyme, which gives rise to MDAARRPTRRGLFGRHADRASGAPTAGAGGRPGFEYLSADEVYLDSACQTLRPQPVIDAVQDYYQRLYACGGRVRYDAGRRVDAEVARVRERVLATLGVSPRHYSCAFTLNTTYGLNLLLSALPPGRFARIVTTVTEHNAVFLSTIAAARRAGIPRVVVERDDDARVLVDPEAVRDAVVVVSAMDNVIGAVTPDLRELIASVHRGGGIVIVDAAQAAGHALDALRGLDADAICFSAHKMYGPSLGVVVATRELLLSLDPVLVGGGQVSAVTADDFALLPDPHTRLEPGLQAWAEIIGFGAALDWLGDVRGAGGETLSAYEARLGARLHDGLAALPRLQMIGAASPVISVLPERVDGHRLAAFLARAGIAVRSGAFCAHYWILERRGLGPLVRFSVGAHNTDADIDRTLEVMTAMMKGL